The window aacttgtgatgaagattttatgtcttctaatcactagttaaattcaagcggagtagaaagcctaagctttaatctccaaaaacaagcaatacagattctgtaaaaaaagttattccttaagattgttatcttccacaatacgggtacgaagaatctgtataatagaataacaacttcaactcgagttaaagtatgaacaagaacacaactaagttgaacaaataccctcaacaaaggatcaaaatgatctttacaagaggtgtattttatatttcagaaatatagatgaaactaaaattgttaaggccaagtcgtccgaattcacggactttccttaaggaataattcccctcactgtacccgaggttatggaatcttcctcccaggataaaatagccCTCAATGCGACTATAGcagtacctcaaataggcggattcttcgaacacactaaCGGTTTgtatgatcacacttagagtatttaaagtgtatttttaagaagaagaagaagcttgtaaTTCTGAAAATTTTTCTATGTTTCTTTTGCTTTACCTGTGGATGAAAaccaggttatttatagccacaagatACCCCTttgaaaggtggcattggttcaatttatAGGTGTGTGTCTTTTCCTGAAAATACATGTTTGTTTACTTAAACCATTGTAGTAATTTTCTGAAATAGTACACCATTTCGTGAAACATTGCATCAGTTCGAAATAGTGTTGCAGCAGTTCGTGAAGCAGTGCACTGTTCACACGAAACAGTGCTATTGTTCACGCAAAACAGTCACTGTTCATGCGTCAGTTCGTGAAGCAGTGCACTGTTCACGCGAAACAATGCTACTGTTCACgtaacagtgctactgttcacgcgAAACAGTCATTGTTCACGCATTCCTGTATGTTTTAACATTTCCATTCACaccctttcattactatgaacccaacatttATATCTAAATGCAAGAATTATAGTCAAGAACTAAACATTTAGCTATCAAACACAAGTACAATTAATTTGTCACCTTTTTCATACATTATGAAGTCTTTATCTAGAGCAATAACAGGAGACAacccataaaaaaaattatgtctaTATAAACTACGTTGAATTCAGCATATTGTCCATGACAAGGAATTAGTTTCACATCTTTCTCCTTAACAATATagattttatcatttcaaattgatattataattgtattattctcaaattttagttgtttttttttggttgtaataTAATGGATGATAAAGGTTTGGGAAATACTATCTCCATTCCAAGTTGTGCTCGAGGGCTTCGAATTTTTGTGGTTGATCCTGACACTAGTTCACTATTGCACACAGCAACCATACttgaagatcaatcttataaaggtatttttcttttgtaattacaaattatttttttttttttagggttttaataCTCTTCATTAGCTataaattttctcttatttatagaCATTTTGTTATTGTATGGTTCTCCAAGTGGAATTATTGTCagttcaactattttttttatcaatgatCTCTTAGGTGACATAGATCGATTATCGTATAGATCGATGTCTATCAATCTATGTAATGTACCTATTCATTGTTAAGTGAttgaaatttatgtaaaaataatattcatCGAGAATATAATCTTTGTATATCAGTTATCTTAAGTTAGCACGAACAAATCATAGCTTTTCTTTATCTATACAGTGACGAGAACAACTGATTAATTATGATTAAGGtgtatttgttattgttgttgtacagTGACTACGATTGAATTCCCAAATATTGCATTGTCATTGATTCAAGAAAAGGAGGACCAATATGACCTTGTCATTGTTGAAGTTGACATGCCAGAAATGGATGGATTCACATTTCTCAAGCACATCATACGTGAAACAGACATCCCAATTATTTGTAAGTTTAGGCCAGACTTGTTTGGGAGCGAAGAATAGTAAGTTTCTTTTTGTGTGTGTGGGTGTGTTTTCATTCAAACAGTCGATGGAATTTAGTGTTTACTTTCCTAACTGTTATATATAGTGACAAGtatttaagttaatttttttatatacatcATCTTAGGAAATCTTAAACAATTAAATTgtactttttaaatatatttttgttgtagtgaTGTCTCAAAAGGCAAACTTGGAGATGGGCAAGAGAGCTTTAGAAGGAGGAGCATGCTTTTTTGAGACAAAACCATTAAGGGTGAAGGATCTCATTAATGTTTGGCAGCATATTTTCCACAATAAAGTCAAAGCAATGCTTGAAAAAGTGAACAAAAGAAGGCTTACATATCAAGAAGAGGAATCTTTTACTGGTAAAAAGTAGTTAATGCTAACAATTTCTTTCtatgataattttattatttttcgaTCACTAATTACTATAGGTCAAGGTactaaataataagataaaataggtATACACTGATATATAAATTCTTCATTTTTAAagtgaataagtaaaaataaacatttatattatATTGGACAAATACAATTGATGGACGGAAATATTGAGGTTAACAAAACTTACCCACTCTAACATTAGTTTTAACTACGTTTAAGGATGACCATGGTATAGTATATACCAAATATTATATCGAAGTCGAATTTTTTTATACCGCGATATAAATGTTATGATATTTGATATAGTATTTGGTAggagttttatattattttggtattgatatacggTATTTAGTATTTATgtaataaataccaaaatattgtATACCGCATcaaagttttttaata of the Capsicum annuum cultivar UCD-10X-F1 chromosome 11, UCD10Xv1.1, whole genome shotgun sequence genome contains:
- the LOC124888945 gene encoding two-component response regulator ARR10-like, yielding MPENFSSFSAGVIVGGAFSLFMRQFVKQCTVHAKQCYCSRNSATVHAKQSLFTHSCLGNTISIPSCARGLRIFVVDPDTSSLLHTATILEDQSYKVTTIEFPNIALSLIQEKEDQYDLVIVEVDMPEMDGFTFLKHIIRETDIPIILMSQKANLEMGKRALEGGACFFETKPLRVKDLINVWQHIFHNKVKAMLEKVNKRRLTYQEEESFTEQNKRKCRQVNMKEKKKEEAEVHINNLEQKQRLIWTPQLHLKFLKAVDALGGEKKV